In Rahnella aquatilis CIP 78.65 = ATCC 33071, one DNA window encodes the following:
- a CDS encoding ABC transporter permease encodes MNRNAFLPGVTGVALLLLVALPVTFVVLQAVFPHLDTGSYSAPFSAFSRVFEEPQLYELFATTLKVGLGVALCSGLIGVPLGALRGLFALPAAALWDILFLVPFLLPPYIAALSWMLALQTHGYVQQLLPWLHLNNFLFSLPGMVVVMTLNVFPVVYFAVSRSMAASGSRLADIARIHGAGPWRAFVRITLPMALPAMASSLLLAFTLSVEEYGVPGALGSRSAILMLTTGIEQRLADWPIDLPGAAVLSLMLVAIALCAYSVQRAVLAGKNVESMTGKPADVTPKPLAGWTIPVLVLFTVVALIAVALPVASMLTTAFSRTLSGGLSVSNLTLRHFGNLFAAHGDALGALSTSLSLALGTALIAGATGFLASWLVVARKIRGAAMIDGLSLLPAALPGIVVGVGLILAWNRSFWPVTPYNTWGILLLAYCCLLLPYPVRYVSAALKQIGGNLDAAARVHGATAAQTLRLILLPLVFPSLLASMMMVFAVASRELVTSLLLSPAGVQTVSVYVWRQFEQGSAGDGMAMASVAVLLSLTLMLIAVRLQQRPVA; translated from the coding sequence ATGAACAGAAACGCTTTTTTACCGGGCGTGACAGGCGTTGCATTACTGTTGCTGGTCGCACTACCCGTCACGTTTGTCGTTTTGCAGGCCGTCTTCCCGCATCTGGACACCGGCAGTTATTCCGCACCATTCAGCGCCTTTTCACGTGTTTTCGAAGAACCTCAGTTATATGAACTGTTCGCCACTACCTTAAAAGTCGGACTGGGCGTGGCGCTATGCAGCGGCCTGATTGGCGTTCCACTGGGTGCCTTACGCGGCCTGTTTGCACTGCCCGCCGCCGCGCTGTGGGACATCCTGTTTCTGGTGCCCTTCCTTTTGCCGCCGTATATTGCCGCGCTGTCGTGGATGCTGGCGTTACAGACCCACGGCTATGTTCAGCAACTGCTGCCCTGGCTGCATCTGAATAATTTTTTATTTTCGCTGCCCGGCATGGTGGTGGTCATGACACTGAATGTTTTTCCGGTGGTGTATTTTGCGGTGTCACGCAGCATGGCGGCCAGCGGCAGCCGTCTGGCGGATATCGCGCGCATTCACGGCGCGGGTCCGTGGCGGGCATTTGTGCGCATCACGCTGCCCATGGCGTTACCGGCGATGGCATCCAGTTTATTGCTGGCGTTTACGCTGTCGGTTGAAGAATACGGCGTGCCCGGCGCGCTGGGTTCGCGCAGCGCCATTCTGATGCTCACCACCGGCATCGAACAACGTCTCGCAGACTGGCCGATCGATTTGCCCGGCGCAGCAGTGCTTTCCCTGATGCTGGTGGCGATTGCGCTCTGTGCGTACAGCGTTCAGCGCGCGGTGCTGGCAGGCAAAAATGTTGAAAGCATGACCGGCAAACCGGCTGACGTGACGCCAAAACCCCTGGCAGGCTGGACGATCCCGGTGCTGGTTTTGTTTACGGTGGTGGCGCTGATTGCTGTCGCTCTGCCGGTTGCCTCCATGCTGACCACGGCGTTTTCCCGCACGCTTTCCGGCGGGCTGTCGGTGTCCAACCTGACCCTGCGGCATTTTGGCAATCTGTTTGCCGCCCACGGCGACGCGCTTGGTGCGTTGTCCACCAGCCTCAGTCTGGCGCTGGGCACGGCGCTGATCGCCGGGGCAACCGGTTTTCTGGCCTCGTGGCTGGTGGTAGCGCGCAAAATTCGCGGTGCGGCGATGATCGACGGGTTGTCGCTGTTACCGGCCGCGCTGCCAGGGATTGTGGTGGGTGTCGGTCTGATTCTGGCCTGGAACCGCAGTTTCTGGCCGGTGACGCCGTACAACACCTGGGGAATTCTGCTGCTGGCGTACTGCTGCCTGTTGCTGCCTTATCCGGTGCGTTATGTCAGCGCCGCACTGAAGCAGATTGGCGGAAATCTGGATGCCGCCGCACGCGTGCACGGTGCCACGGCGGCGCAGACGCTGCGTCTGATCCTGCTGCCGCTGGTATTCCCGAGCCTGCTGGCGTCAATGATGATGGTGTTTGCGGTGGCGTCGCGCGAGCTGGTGACGTCCCTGCTGCTGTCACCGGCAGGCGTGCAGACCGTGTCGGTGTATGTCTGGCGTCAGTTTGAACAGGGATCGGCAGGAGATGGCATGGCGATGGCGTCGGTTGCAGTGCTGCTGAGCCTGACGCTGATGTTAATTGCGGTCAGGCTGCAACAACGGCCTGTGGCTTAA
- a CDS encoding MDR family MFS transporter — protein sequence MAVNHPEVKSAVKSSHRPLILAACMLSMFMAAVEVTIVATAMPTIIGDLGGFSLLGWVFAVYLLTQAISVPIYGRLADLYGCRKMFFIGTTLFLLGSVLCGFAPSLGWMIGFRALQGLGAGAITPIATTLIANVYGPQERAKAQGYLSSVWGVSAIVGPLMGAFIVSHFPWAVVFWVNVPIGLVAMMILVKYLPPDGQRKPHKLDLAGTGYLTLSVAALLLALLQAEVLGYGALVLLVLSVCSAWLLVRQERKTPEPLFPLALWQNKVIIAANVGGLIIGATMMGISAFLPTYVQGVLGGTPLQAGTTLALMSIGWPLASMVSSRLMQATSYRMTAVIGGLLLAGGSLALLLLSPSSGLWMARLAAFSIGAGMGLCNTTFIVSVQNSVEPAIRGIATASTLFTRMLGSAMGTALLGATLNLNLQYRLPQVSDPVQQLMDKATRSTMESNQLTMLTDSVAASLHWVFVVSAVISVLAVAAGLLIPSGDRPHTEPQRES from the coding sequence ATGGCCGTCAATCACCCTGAAGTAAAGTCTGCTGTTAAATCTTCTCACCGACCTCTAATCCTTGCCGCCTGCATGTTGTCGATGTTTATGGCGGCCGTAGAAGTGACTATTGTCGCGACCGCGATGCCAACCATCATTGGCGATCTGGGTGGGTTCTCGCTGCTCGGTTGGGTGTTTGCGGTCTATCTGCTGACACAGGCGATCAGCGTGCCCATTTACGGGCGTCTGGCAGATTTATACGGTTGCCGCAAAATGTTCTTTATCGGCACTACGCTGTTTCTGCTCGGTTCCGTTTTATGCGGATTTGCGCCTTCGCTTGGCTGGATGATTGGCTTTCGTGCCTTACAGGGGCTGGGTGCCGGAGCCATCACGCCCATTGCTACCACATTGATTGCCAATGTCTACGGCCCGCAGGAAAGGGCAAAAGCGCAGGGATACTTGTCCAGCGTCTGGGGTGTATCGGCTATTGTCGGCCCGCTGATGGGGGCGTTTATTGTTTCCCATTTCCCGTGGGCGGTGGTGTTTTGGGTGAATGTGCCCATCGGTCTGGTGGCAATGATGATTCTGGTGAAATACCTGCCGCCGGATGGTCAGCGTAAACCGCACAAGTTAGACCTTGCCGGTACCGGTTATCTGACACTGTCTGTGGCGGCCTTACTGCTGGCGTTGTTGCAGGCTGAAGTGCTGGGATACGGGGCGCTGGTGCTGTTGGTGTTGTCTGTTTGCAGTGCATGGCTGCTGGTCCGTCAGGAGCGTAAAACGCCGGAGCCGCTGTTCCCGCTGGCGCTGTGGCAAAATAAAGTGATTATTGCCGCAAACGTCGGCGGGTTGATCATTGGCGCCACTATGATGGGCATCAGCGCATTTTTACCCACCTATGTGCAGGGCGTTCTTGGCGGCACGCCGTTACAGGCGGGCACTACGCTGGCACTGATGTCCATTGGCTGGCCGCTGGCGAGCATGGTCAGCAGCCGCCTGATGCAGGCAACCTCCTATCGCATGACGGCGGTCATTGGCGGATTATTGCTGGCAGGCGGCAGTCTGGCGCTGTTACTGCTCTCGCCATCGTCCGGCTTGTGGATGGCGCGTCTTGCGGCATTTTCCATTGGCGCGGGCATGGGGCTGTGTAACACCACGTTTATTGTATCGGTGCAAAACAGCGTAGAGCCTGCCATTCGCGGTATTGCTACTGCTTCCACACTCTTTACCCGCATGCTCGGTTCAGCCATGGGCACCGCATTGCTCGGCGCGACACTGAATCTTAATCTTCAATACCGCCTGCCGCAGGTGAGTGACCCGGTGCAGCAACTGATGGATAAAGCGACTCGCAGTACGATGGAAAGCAACCAGCTCACGATGCTGACCGACAGTGTGGCGGCGTCGCTGCACTGGGTATTTGTCGTGTCTGCGGTGATTTCGGTGCTGGCTGTCGCCGCCGGTTTACTGATCCCCTCCGGCGACCGTCCGCACACTGAACCGCAGCGGGAAAGTTAA
- the bioD gene encoding dethiobiotin synthase, whose amino-acid sequence MLTHFFVTGTDARVGKTIVTRALLQALAAQDRCVLGYKPIATGSQELADGVRNKDAVTLQQSSSISYPFNKITPLALADEDIYVSQLPENVFEIMTDGLNFMREEADTVVVEGCDGWRTLITSQLLYSDWVRQQNMPVVLVVGIQEGCVSHALLTAQAIIADGLPLIGWVANRINPCLAHYQETIDVISANISAPLLGEIPYLPRAESRDMAKFLDLSSFNLETVIKV is encoded by the coding sequence ATGTTAACGCACTTTTTCGTCACGGGGACAGACGCTCGTGTAGGTAAAACCATTGTCACACGTGCCTTGCTTCAGGCCTTAGCCGCGCAGGATCGCTGCGTTTTAGGCTATAAACCTATTGCAACAGGCAGCCAGGAGCTGGCCGACGGGGTTCGAAATAAAGATGCGGTAACACTCCAGCAGTCATCTTCTATTTCTTATCCTTTTAATAAAATAACCCCGCTGGCATTAGCTGACGAAGATATTTATGTCAGCCAGCTCCCTGAAAATGTTTTTGAAATAATGACTGATGGTCTTAATTTCATGCGTGAAGAGGCCGACACGGTGGTGGTTGAAGGATGCGACGGGTGGAGAACATTGATCACGTCTCAGCTTTTATATTCTGACTGGGTACGCCAGCAAAATATGCCGGTAGTATTAGTGGTAGGGATTCAGGAAGGTTGTGTCAGTCATGCGTTATTAACCGCGCAGGCGATTATCGCTGATGGATTACCGTTGATCGGCTGGGTGGCGAACCGCATTAATCCCTGTCTGGCTCACTACCAGGAAACGATTGACGTTATCAGCGCCAATATTTCAGCGCCGCTGCTGGGTGAAATTCCGTATTTACCTCGCGCGGAGAGTCGCGATATGGCGAAGTTTCTCGACCTGTCCAGCTTTAATCTGGAAACGGTGATTAAAGTATGA
- the mlc gene encoding sugar metabolism global transcriptional regulator Mlc, which produces MIPDGQPGHIDQIKQTNVGAVYRLIDLFGPISRIELSKKAQLAPASITKIVRELIQAHLVLETEFQDPGSRGRPAIGLALDTQAWHYLSARISLGSITLGLRDLSSKLVVEEVLPLPEQASQPLLKRIISEIDQFFIRHQRKLERLTAIAITLPGMIDARRGIVHRMPFYHDVFDMPLGDTLSEHTGLPVYVQHDIGAWTLAESLYGASRGCKNVVQVVIDHNVGAGVITGGRVLHAGSSSVAEIGHTQVDPYGKRCYCGNHGCLETVASTDSILDLVRQRLAVPIPASLLHGVSLTIEAVCDAANRGDQLARDVIISVGQSVGRILAIMVNLFNPEKVLIGSPLNLSQDILHPAIMSCIQQQSLPAYSENIKLESTQFYNQGTMPGAALVKDALYSGSLLIKLLQG; this is translated from the coding sequence GTGATCCCCGACGGGCAACCAGGACATATCGATCAGATAAAACAAACTAATGTCGGTGCTGTATACCGCCTGATAGATCTGTTTGGTCCTATTTCGCGTATTGAATTGTCGAAGAAAGCACAACTGGCTCCTGCCAGTATCACCAAGATAGTTCGTGAGTTAATACAGGCACATCTGGTGCTGGAAACTGAATTTCAGGATCCCGGCAGCCGCGGACGTCCTGCCATTGGTTTAGCGCTCGATACGCAGGCCTGGCATTATCTTTCAGCACGTATCAGCCTGGGTTCCATTACGCTGGGTCTGCGTGATCTCAGCAGTAAACTGGTGGTGGAAGAAGTCCTCCCGCTGCCGGAACAGGCATCGCAACCGCTGCTGAAACGTATTATTTCCGAAATCGACCAGTTTTTTATCCGTCATCAGCGCAAACTCGAACGCCTGACCGCCATCGCCATTACCTTACCGGGCATGATTGACGCACGCCGCGGCATTGTGCACCGCATGCCGTTTTATCATGATGTGTTTGATATGCCGCTGGGCGACACGCTGTCGGAACACACCGGTTTGCCGGTGTATGTGCAACATGATATTGGTGCCTGGACGCTGGCCGAGTCGTTATACGGTGCCTCGCGGGGCTGTAAAAATGTGGTACAGGTGGTGATTGATCACAACGTCGGGGCGGGGGTGATCACTGGCGGGCGCGTGTTGCATGCCGGCAGCAGCAGTGTGGCGGAAATTGGTCATACGCAGGTGGATCCTTACGGCAAACGCTGTTATTGCGGTAATCATGGTTGCCTTGAAACCGTTGCCAGCACTGACAGCATTCTGGATCTGGTTCGTCAGCGATTAGCGGTACCGATTCCGGCCAGCTTACTGCATGGTGTATCGCTGACCATCGAAGCCGTGTGTGATGCAGCAAACCGTGGCGATCAGCTTGCGCGTGATGTGATCATCAGCGTCGGACAAAGCGTCGGGCGCATTCTGGCGATCATGGTCAATCTGTTTAATCCGGAAAAAGTGCTGATCGGCTCACCGCTTAATTTATCTCAGGATATTCTTCATCCCGCGATAATGTCCTGTATTCAGCAGCAATCTCTTCCTGCTTATAGCGAAAATATCAAACTTGAATCGACACAATTTTATAATCAGGGAACGATGCCCGGCGCGGCATTAGTGAAAGACGCGTTGTATAGCGGATCCCTCTTAATTAAATTGCTACAAGGCTAA
- a CDS encoding LysR family transcriptional regulator produces MNHIELRHLRYFITVAEELHFGRAAERLHISQPPLSQQIQALEIHLGATLFYRNNRSVRLTQAGQAFLQEARQILQRVDEASAQAARIHRGESGNLTLGLTSSAPFLRRVSRTLHRFRLTYPDVNIRIEQLNSKQQIDPLLEGKLDLGIMRNGELPEELEHHLVLSEPLIAVVHRDHPLNALKEGELTFQHLADQPFVFFSKDVGTSLYDDILGQLKAQGITPYITQEVGEPLTIIGLVAAGLGVSILPASYLRIQVEGVRYLRFGSLQGTTELWLVNHARRPVTAAARAFMDLLLHEE; encoded by the coding sequence ATGAACCACATCGAACTGCGTCATTTGCGTTATTTCATCACCGTTGCCGAGGAACTGCATTTTGGCCGGGCAGCGGAACGTCTGCACATTTCCCAGCCGCCGCTGAGCCAGCAAATTCAGGCGCTGGAAATCCATCTGGGGGCCACGCTGTTTTATCGCAACAACCGCAGTGTACGGCTGACACAGGCGGGACAGGCTTTTTTGCAGGAAGCCCGGCAGATTTTGCAGCGGGTCGATGAGGCGTCAGCTCAGGCGGCACGCATTCATCGCGGTGAATCAGGCAATCTGACACTCGGTCTGACTTCTTCAGCGCCGTTTTTACGGCGGGTTTCGCGCACCTTACACCGTTTTCGGCTGACCTATCCGGACGTCAATATCCGCATCGAGCAGCTCAACAGCAAACAGCAGATCGACCCCTTGCTGGAGGGAAAACTGGATCTGGGCATTATGCGCAATGGCGAGTTGCCGGAGGAACTGGAACACCATCTCGTACTTTCCGAACCGCTGATTGCCGTGGTGCACAGAGACCATCCGCTGAATGCGCTTAAAGAAGGGGAACTGACTTTTCAACACCTTGCCGATCAGCCGTTTGTGTTTTTCTCTAAAGATGTCGGCACGTCACTTTACGACGATATTCTCGGCCAGCTCAAAGCACAGGGGATTACGCCGTACATCACCCAGGAAGTCGGCGAACCGCTGACCATTATCGGGCTGGTCGCGGCCGGTCTTGGCGTGTCGATTCTGCCCGCTTCCTATTTGCGTATTCAGGTCGAGGGCGTGCGGTATTTACGATTTGGCAGCCTGCAGGGCACGACAGAACTCTGGCTGGTGAATCACGCCCGGCGACCTGTCACCGCTGCAGCCCGCGCATTTATGGATTTGTTGTTACACGAAGAATGA
- a CDS encoding MFS transporter has translation MNDDELNPQTPVVRSGLKTPFIKRGTPQFIRVTLALFSAGLATFALLYCVQPILPVLSHDFGVSPATSSLSLSLSTGLMAIGLLFTGPVSDAVGRKSVMVVALFLAAGCTLVCSFMQSWDGILIMRALIGLSLSGVAAVAMTYLSEEIHPSVVAFSMGLYISGNSIGGMSGRLVSGVLTDFFSWRIAVAVVGFFALAAAIMFWRILPPSKHFRASSLKPRKMLINFKLHWRDSGLPLLFAEGFLLMGSFVTMFNYIGYRLLSSPYNLSQAIVGIISVVYLMGTYSSPKAGALTGVYGRGPVLIGATALMLLGILITAFSPVWLIFIGMILVTGGFFAAHSVASGWIGRRARRAKGQASSLYLFSYYAGSSVAGTLGGFFWHAFGWYGITGFISLMLIIAVGVGFKLMSLSEAKAV, from the coding sequence GTGAATGACGACGAGTTAAATCCGCAAACCCCCGTCGTGCGCTCAGGCCTTAAAACCCCTTTTATCAAACGTGGTACACCGCAATTTATCCGCGTCACACTCGCTCTGTTTTCAGCAGGTCTGGCGACGTTTGCCTTGCTGTATTGCGTTCAGCCAATCCTGCCGGTGTTGTCGCATGATTTCGGCGTTTCACCGGCCACCAGCAGCCTGTCGTTGTCATTGTCCACCGGTTTAATGGCGATTGGCCTGCTGTTTACCGGGCCGGTTTCTGACGCCGTCGGGCGTAAATCCGTGATGGTAGTGGCGTTATTCCTTGCTGCGGGCTGCACGCTGGTCTGTTCCTTTATGCAAAGCTGGGATGGCATTCTCATCATGCGCGCGCTGATCGGCCTGTCGCTGAGCGGTGTGGCGGCCGTCGCCATGACTTACCTCAGTGAGGAAATCCACCCCAGCGTGGTCGCTTTCTCGATGGGTTTATACATCAGCGGAAATTCCATCGGCGGCATGAGCGGACGTTTAGTCAGCGGCGTGCTGACGGACTTCTTCTCCTGGCGTATTGCCGTTGCCGTTGTGGGTTTCTTCGCCCTCGCGGCGGCAATCATGTTCTGGCGCATTCTGCCGCCGTCGAAACATTTCCGCGCCAGCTCGCTGAAACCGCGCAAGATGCTGATTAACTTCAAACTGCACTGGCGTGACAGCGGTTTACCGCTACTTTTCGCCGAAGGTTTCCTGCTGATGGGCAGTTTCGTGACCATGTTTAACTACATCGGTTACCGTCTGCTGTCATCGCCCTACAATCTGAGCCAGGCGATTGTCGGCATTATCTCTGTCGTCTATCTGATGGGTACCTACAGCTCGCCCAAAGCCGGGGCGCTGACCGGCGTTTATGGCCGCGGCCCGGTGTTGATTGGCGCGACAGCGCTCATGCTGCTGGGGATTTTGATCACCGCCTTCTCACCCGTCTGGCTGATTTTCATCGGCATGATCCTGGTCACCGGCGGATTCTTCGCCGCCCACTCCGTCGCCAGCGGTTGGATCGGCAGGCGTGCCCGCCGTGCGAAAGGTCAGGCATCATCTTTATATCTGTTCAGCTACTACGCGGGGTCCAGCGTCGCCGGGACGTTAGGCGGATTCTTCTGGCACGCATTTGGCTGGTACGGGATTACGGGATTTATCAGTTTGATGCTGATTATCGCTGTCGGCGTTGGCTTTAAGCTGATGAGCTTATCCGAGGCGAAAGCGGTTTAA
- a CDS encoding ABC transporter ATP-binding protein — protein sequence MAQITISDLQKRYENVEVLRHINLTIQDGEFVVLVGPSGCGKSTLLRTIAGLELATAGDIRIGSRLMNQVAPKDRDISMVFQSYALYPHMTVARNMGFSLEVQKRPKAEIDEAVNKAADILGLTALLHRRPKELSGGQRQRVAMGRAIVREPQVFLFDEPLSNLDAQLRGQMRIEIKSLHQRMKNTIVYVTHDQVEAMTLADRIVVLNHGLIQQVGTPLELYDTPANKFVASFIGSPSMNFINGTLDLGDSAPQLRINSQLTLPVDPLIMDLQSGTEVIYGVRPEAIVLCEEGTPGAVPLDITLIEPTGLSELIHGKFGTEKLSVYSMVRSNAAPGDRVWVQIDTARMQLFEGDSQRRMGKLGE from the coding sequence ATGGCTCAGATTACGATTTCCGATCTTCAAAAACGTTACGAAAATGTCGAAGTGTTGCGACACATTAACCTGACCATTCAAGACGGTGAGTTTGTGGTGCTGGTCGGGCCGTCCGGTTGCGGTAAATCGACCCTGTTGCGCACGATTGCCGGACTTGAACTGGCAACGGCGGGGGATATTCGCATTGGTTCGCGTCTGATGAATCAGGTGGCACCCAAAGACCGTGATATCTCGATGGTATTCCAGAGTTATGCGCTGTATCCGCACATGACCGTGGCACGCAACATGGGGTTCAGCCTCGAAGTACAAAAACGCCCGAAAGCCGAGATTGATGAAGCGGTGAATAAAGCCGCCGATATCCTCGGCCTGACCGCGTTGCTGCATCGTCGTCCGAAGGAGCTTTCCGGCGGGCAGCGTCAGCGCGTGGCAATGGGCAGGGCGATCGTGCGCGAACCGCAGGTGTTTTTGTTCGACGAGCCGCTTTCCAATCTGGATGCGCAGTTACGCGGGCAGATGCGCATAGAAATCAAAAGTCTGCATCAGAGAATGAAAAACACCATTGTTTACGTGACGCACGATCAGGTTGAAGCGATGACCCTCGCGGACCGCATTGTGGTGCTCAACCACGGTCTGATCCAGCAGGTCGGCACACCGCTGGAACTGTACGACACACCGGCCAATAAATTCGTCGCCAGCTTTATAGGTTCGCCGTCAATGAACTTCATCAACGGCACGCTGGATCTGGGTGATTCGGCTCCGCAATTGCGCATCAATTCGCAACTGACGTTGCCGGTGGATCCTTTAATCATGGACCTGCAAAGTGGTACAGAGGTAATTTATGGCGTCCGCCCCGAAGCCATTGTGTTGTGCGAAGAGGGCACACCGGGCGCGGTGCCACTGGACATCACACTGATTGAACCGACCGGCCTGAGCGAACTTATTCACGGCAAATTTGGCACTGAAAAACTGAGTGTTTATAGCATGGTGAGATCAAATGCTGCACCAGGGGACCGTGTGTGGGTACAGATTGATACCGCGCGGATGCAGTTGTTTGAGGGGGATAGCCAGAGGCGGATGGGGAAATTAGGCGAGTAG
- a CDS encoding carbohydrate ABC transporter permease — protein MNALSFHTWLRKGGHRLGILFYLVFALFPIYWLIKISVTPDKLLYSEGVRMWPGEMTLTHFQRVFTESQFPLYFFNSLIVSFGTAFLTTIIAAGAGFAFSRFSFRGKTVMAALLLFTQMFPLVMILAPIYKVMAPLGLTNSLTGLILIYTAFNVPFATFLMQSFFDSIPKDLEESAMLEGCSRFMALRKVIIPLTLPGMAATLGFVFTAAWSELLFSLMLINKNEVMTFPVGLLSFVSKFAVSWGDMMAAAVLALIPACLFFAFIQRYLVQGLTAGAVKG, from the coding sequence ATGAACGCATTGTCATTCCACACCTGGCTGCGCAAGGGCGGCCACCGGCTGGGGATTTTGTTTTACCTGGTGTTCGCGTTGTTCCCGATTTACTGGCTGATCAAAATCTCAGTCACGCCGGACAAACTGCTCTACAGCGAAGGCGTGCGGATGTGGCCGGGTGAGATGACGCTGACGCATTTTCAGCGCGTGTTTACTGAAAGCCAGTTTCCGCTGTATTTCTTCAATAGCCTGATTGTGTCCTTCGGCACGGCATTTCTGACCACAATCATTGCTGCCGGTGCGGGCTTTGCATTTTCCCGCTTCAGTTTTCGTGGCAAAACGGTGATGGCCGCGCTGCTGCTGTTTACCCAGATGTTCCCGCTGGTGATGATCCTCGCGCCCATTTACAAAGTGATGGCACCGCTCGGGCTGACCAACAGCCTGACCGGACTGATCCTGATTTACACCGCCTTTAACGTGCCGTTTGCCACGTTCCTGATGCAGTCATTTTTCGACAGCATTCCTAAGGATCTGGAAGAATCCGCGATGCTGGAAGGGTGCAGCCGTTTTATGGCGCTGCGCAAAGTCATCATCCCGCTAACCTTGCCGGGTATGGCGGCAACCTTAGGTTTTGTGTTCACTGCCGCGTGGAGCGAACTGCTGTTTTCGCTGATGCTCATCAACAAAAACGAGGTGATGACCTTCCCGGTTGGCTTACTCAGTTTTGTGTCGAAATTCGCGGTTTCATGGGGCGACATGATGGCAGCGGCTGTGCTGGCGCTTATTCCTGCCTGTCTGTTCTTTGCGTTTATTCAGCGTTACCTGGTTCAGGGGCTGACTGCCGGTGCGGTAAAAGGATAA
- a CDS encoding carbohydrate ABC transporter permease, whose product MMLEVSPPDTVAAPRFPRLRALLEPWVYLSPTLVLIGLFIFVPMAIGISYAFQNIQLLNPFDTGWVGLDNFRTMFDDRHFYAALRHTFNWTLTSLVLQFALGLGLALLLNREFPGRRWVQALVFLPWAVPAFLSGLTWAWLLNPVIGVLPYWLTDLHIISEPYNILSDPQLALYGPVVANVWFGIPFFAITLLAALQSIPKDLYEAAAMDGATGWQQFCKVTLPFLAPMIAITVMLRTIWIANFADLIVVMTDGGPANSTSILSSFIFTTAYRKLDFGYASAMAVFLLVLMTFYALVLLRIRHQLLK is encoded by the coding sequence ATGATGTTGGAAGTTTCACCGCCAGACACCGTTGCCGCGCCGCGCTTCCCACGTTTGCGGGCGCTGCTGGAACCCTGGGTTTATCTCAGCCCGACGCTGGTGCTGATTGGCCTGTTTATCTTTGTTCCGATGGCTATCGGCATTTCCTATGCTTTTCAGAACATACAGTTGCTTAATCCTTTCGATACCGGCTGGGTGGGGCTGGATAACTTTCGTACTATGTTCGATGACCGGCATTTTTATGCCGCACTGCGCCATACCTTCAACTGGACACTGACTTCGCTGGTGTTGCAGTTTGCGCTGGGGCTGGGATTAGCCTTATTGCTCAACCGCGAATTCCCCGGTCGCCGCTGGGTGCAGGCGCTGGTGTTTCTGCCGTGGGCGGTTCCGGCGTTTCTCTCCGGCCTGACCTGGGCATGGTTGCTCAATCCGGTGATCGGCGTACTGCCTTACTGGCTGACTGATCTGCATATCATCTCCGAGCCGTACAATATTCTGTCTGATCCGCAACTGGCGCTGTACGGCCCGGTGGTGGCGAACGTCTGGTTCGGCATTCCGTTCTTCGCCATTACTTTGCTGGCAGCGTTGCAGTCGATTCCGAAAGATTTGTACGAAGCGGCGGCGATGGACGGGGCGACCGGCTGGCAGCAGTTTTGCAAAGTCACACTGCCGTTTCTGGCACCGATGATTGCCATCACGGTGATGCTGCGCACCATCTGGATTGCGAATTTCGCCGACCTGATTGTGGTGATGACTGACGGCGGTCCGGCGAATTCCACCTCGATTCTGTCGAGTTTCATCTTCACCACTGCATACCGCAAACTCGACTTTGGTTATGCGTCGGCGATGGCGGTGTTCCTGCTGGTGTTGATGACGTTTTACGCGCTGGTTTTACTGCGCATCCGCCATCAGTTGCTGAAATAA